The Rhodovastum atsumiense DNA window CTCAGCCCAGCGAGCAGGCGCTTGAAGAAGTGCTTCGCCGCGGCCGCATTCCGGCGGCCCTGCACCAGGATGTCGAGTACGACACCGTGCTGGTCCACCGCGCGCCAGAGATAGTGCAGCTCGCCGTTGATCCGCAGGAAAACCTCATCAAGGTGCCAGATGTCGCCCGGCTTTGGCCATCGTCTCCGGAGCTTGCGGGCGAAGTCGGCGCCGAACTTGTGGCACCACTGTCGAATGCTCTCGTGGCTGACCGTGACGCCCCGCTCGGCGAGGATCAGTTCCACCTCTCGGAAGCTCAGGCCGAAGACATGGTAGAGCCAGACCGCGTATCTGATGATCTCGGCTGGGAAGCGGTATCCCGGGTAGGTGGCGGGCTCGGAGGTCATCTCGGCAGAATGCCTCAGCCGCATCGTTCCGGCCAGAGGCCGCGAACTTGACAATGCCATTTGCGGCATCCGGTTCCGCCCCGAAGGGCGTGCCGTCTGTCGCGGACGCTGGGGATGAACCCCTTCCTGGCTGCGGCTTGCCCCCGACGCCGTCCCGGCGACAAGGGTCCGCACAACCGGACCTCCGACTTCCACTAACACCGGACCGCCTCAGTGCCCCCGCCGACCGCGGCGTGCACCGTGCGGTTCCGACCGCCGGCCTTGGCTGCGTAGAGGGCCCGGTCGGCGTCGGCGAGGAGCGACGCCACCGCCGTGTCAGGCCCAGGGTGGACCGAGACGGCACCGACGCTGACCGTGACGATCCCTGCCGGTGCACGTTCATGCGGCATGTTCCATGCCGCCACAGCCTTCCGGATGGCCTCGGCGACGCGGACGGCACCTTCGGAAGGCGTGTTCGGCAGGATGACCGCGAACTCCTCGCCGCCGTGGCGGACCCCGACGTCCCCGGGGCGCCTGATGACCGACCGTATGGCTTCCGCGATGTTGCGGAGCACCTGGTCGCCCATGGGATGGCCGTAGCGGTCATTGTAGAGCTTGAAGCAGTCGGCATCGAGTAGGAGCAGCGAAAGAGGTTGCGCTTCGCGCCGCATCCGCCGCACCTCCTGCTCCAGCAACCGATCGAACTGGCGGCGGTTGGCGAGGCCCGTCAGCGCGTCTGTCGTCGCCTGCTGCGCCAATTCCTCCGTGAGGGCCGCGAGCGCGTCCTCGGCCTGCTTGCGGGCGGTGACGTCACGCGCGATTGTGACGATTTCGTCGGCCTCCCCGCCCGGGCGGTTGCGGATGAGGCTGCTCTGGGACTCGATCCAGACGACCGACCCGTCCTTGTGCAGCACCCGGTATGTGGCGGTGACTTGCGGGATTCCGCCGCGCAGGCGGGCGAGCACCAGTTCCACGATGGGGCGGTCATCCGGGTGCACGTTGGCCGTCCAGCGCCGGCCGACCAGTTCGTCAGGGCGGTAGCCGACCAGGTGCTCGGTCGAGGGAGACAGGTAGCGGCGGACGCCGTCAAGGCCCGTGCGGAGAATGGCGTCGCTTGAGTAATCTGCGACCGCACGGTACTGCGCCTCACTGGCGCGCGCGGCACGCTCCGCCTCCAACCGCCGCCTCACCTCGCGGCGCAGCAGCGCAACCAGCATCATGCCCGTCCCGCCGAGTGCGACGACAATCAGTGCGATCTGCAGCGCCTTGGTGCGCCATTCGGCATAGACCGTGTCCATCGCGGTCGCCGTGACAACGATGAGCGGGTGGTCGCCCACCTTCCGATACGCATACAGCCGGCGGACGCCGTCGACGACCGACGTCTCTTCGAAGGTGCCACTGTCAGCATCGGCGAAGTGCCGGAGCACCACCGAGTGGGGAAATGTCTTGCCGATGACACTCTCATCCTTTGGCGGAGCGCGCGCGACGATGGTGCCGTCCGTCTGCAAGAGTGTCAGTGTGCCGCGGTCACCCAGGTCGAGCCCCCGCACCAACTCGCTGAAGCTGGCCAGCCTCATCGTTCCGGCGACAATGCCGACGAAGGCGCCGTCCGGGGACGGAAGCCGGCGGCTGAGCGCGATCGCCCAGTCGCCGCCGTGCATGCGGCGGAACGGGTGGCTGATATGGAGTCCCGCGTCGGCCCGGTCACGGTGGACCGTGAAGTAGTCCCGCCCGGAGACATTACCCGCCCGCGGCATGTCGGAGACGGACTCATAGATCCTGTCGCCGGCGGCATCGATCACCATGACCGCGCCGAGGTCGTGGGCAGTAGTGGAGATGTCGAACAACGCCGCCTGGCGCAGCCCAGGTTCGGCGGTCCCGATGCCGGGCAGCGACAATGACTTGATCGCCCCCTGCAGGGAAAGGTCCAAACCGTCAATGTTGCGGGAGAGGTCCCGCTCCACCACGGTCGTCAGATTGGCAGCCGCCAAGGCCGCCTTGTTCCAGGCTTCCTGGCGGGCCTCCCACATGACCCAGAGTGCAAAGGCGAAAAAGCCAGCCAGCAGGGCAGGACCTGTGGCAAGGAACGCCCTGAGCAGGCGAGGCGGCACCCCGGATGGCATCATGCGGATTCTCTGCAGCCATGGTCCTTGCGTTGCCGCGGGCTCTGCGCCCGCATCCCCGGGTTCTCCCGAGAAGCTCTCGATGTCACATCAGCGTGAATAAAGTCCACTAAAAACATTCTTTAATAAATTTGGCATTGCAATTTTGGAATCAGCGACAAAAGTGACGTCATGTTGTTGCCCGCTTATCAACCAATCTGCCCGCTCTTGTACCCTGGCGGGCATGAGCGCAGAATCGCCTGCAGCGGAAAGGAGCGGGGCCGATGCGAGCGATCATGCAGGGGCTGACGGATGCAGAGTTCGAGCGGCTGTATAGCACGGAAGAGCAGTGTCTGACGGCGTGGGTGAAAGTACGCCAGGACGCAGGAATGCCTTGCCCACGCTGCAACAATCCGAAGAGCTACGTCTATGGTGAGCGGGTCTGCTGCACGCGGTGTGACATGCGTTGGTCGATCACCTCTGGCAGCGTCATGGCCGACACGAAGCTTCCGTTCACCGCCTGGTTCCGCGCGATGCACCTGATGACCAGCACCAAGCAGGGCATTTCCGCCGTCGAACTCGGGCGCCGACTGGGCGTCAGCTATCCGACGGCGTGGTACCTGCACAAACGCATTCGCCACGCGATGACGCAGGAGAGTGATCGCTGTCAGCTTAGTGCGCCGATCGAAGGCAGATCGACACCAATCGTGGAGGCCGATGACGTCTATCTCGGCGGTGAACGTAACGAGGGCAGTGGCACTGCCGGCAAGACCCGCGTCATCGCCGCAGCCGAGCGTCATCCGAGTGGCCGTATGGGCGCTGTCGCCATGCAAGTGGTCAGCGGTTTCTCCAACGCCGAGGCCGCAGCTTTCCGAGATACCCACCTCGCAGCCGGGGCGAAAGTTTATACCGACGGTATGCCGGCGTTCCACGCCTTTGGCGAGGGCGGGCGCACCCACGTCGCCACCGTCACAGGCGGCAAGCGTCCCGAACGCGAGCGCGGTGCGCCATTCTTCAACGTCAACACGCTGATCTCCAATCTCAGCACGTCGTTGAAGGCGACCTTCAAATTGTTCTCGCCCAAACATCTGCCCGACTATCTCGGGGCCTTCTGCTGGACAGCCAATCGTCGGCGCAACATGCGCGGCATGGTCGACGCCCTATGCAGCGCCGCCGCACGTTCGTCCCGCCTCACTCGTCGAACCGTCTACGCATAGCGGGCAGATTGGTTGATAAGCGGGATGTTGTTAAATTTAAACTCGATTATATTCGGCCTTCTGCCAGTCAGCACAGATTGCGTCTTGTGGCGGAGCATCGCCATCTGCGGTCCAGGCGGGATCATGCGCCTTTGCACACGCCGTTCGGCTGCCTGCCGCACTGATGCCCACCATCCGCCGCAGCGTTTCTGCAACGCAATCGCCAAGGAAAATACGCCCCCCGCAGGTCGGGGGCCAACGCGGCCTGCCGGCGATCAAGGAAAACGCGCCCCGAACGGTCCCGGACCGCGACCGCATCCGCCAACCGGGCGCCGATGTGGCACCGGTGCGGCGGCGCCAGAACATTGACGGCCGACTCTCAGTTCGGCAGGAGTGGGCCCGCAGGCCGAAGCTTCCTTTGACTGGGATGCCGCAATGAACAACCGTCGCACGTCTTCCATTGGTATGCCTCGGCGTGCCGACATGGGCCATGCCCTTGCCGCCGAGACTCACGAGCATGCTGCCAGAGCTCATCGTCTCGCCGCCGAGAGTTGCGTGCGGGGGAACCATGCGGCGGCGCTTGAATTCGCTGGTCAGGCCGTGCAGCAGGCGCACAATGCCGACCTTCTGTCGCGCAACGCCCACAATTCAACCCGGGAGACACCCGCGTCCACAAGATAGAAGTGCTGCGACGACGTCATATCAATGCTCAGAGATCGGAACCGATGCCCCGGAGTGCTGCTGTCGAGAGCAGCGCATCCCAAGGCATCGATCGGTTCTGGTCAACGAGCATTGGTATCAGTCCCGCTTCCCGGCTGGCGGAGAAAATCGGGAAATCTGCGGCTACGACGCCCGGCACTTGAAGCATCGTCTGCCGGCATCGGCCAGACGGCGGAACCCGACCACCAAGTCGGCGCTTTTATTGAGCCGGCCTGGTGGTCTTGGATGGGTGGACGCGATCCCAGAAGAATGGGATACCTTTTTCCTCGGATTTGTTCCAGACCACCAAGCCGGCTCAATAATCAACCGGCGTGCCTGGTTCGCCGGCACGGCCTTGGGCGAAATGTCCGTCGCTGGGGCCATCCGCGGTCACCGCTTCGCCGATTTGAGGCTGGCCTCGATGCGCGCGGCCAAGGCTTGGGCCGACAC harbors:
- a CDS encoding IS6 family transposase, whose amino-acid sequence is MTSEPATYPGYRFPAEIIRYAVWLYHVFGLSFREVELILAERGVTVSHESIRQWCHKFGADFARKLRRRWPKPGDIWHLDEVFLRINGELHYLWRAVDQHGVVLDILVQGRRNAAAAKHFFKRLLAGLRYKPKRLITDGLRSYGAAHREILPEVKHRSSRYLNNRAENSHRPTRCRERQMQRFKSSKQAQRFLSSHAMIYGHFRPRRHLMTAAQYRRARAEAFRVWRQETCVQIAA
- a CDS encoding sensor domain-containing diguanylate cyclase; its protein translation is MMPSGVPPRLLRAFLATGPALLAGFFAFALWVMWEARQEAWNKAALAAANLTTVVERDLSRNIDGLDLSLQGAIKSLSLPGIGTAEPGLRQAALFDISTTAHDLGAVMVIDAAGDRIYESVSDMPRAGNVSGRDYFTVHRDRADAGLHISHPFRRMHGGDWAIALSRRLPSPDGAFVGIVAGTMRLASFSELVRGLDLGDRGTLTLLQTDGTIVARAPPKDESVIGKTFPHSVVLRHFADADSGTFEETSVVDGVRRLYAYRKVGDHPLIVVTATAMDTVYAEWRTKALQIALIVVALGGTGMMLVALLRREVRRRLEAERAARASEAQYRAVADYSSDAILRTGLDGVRRYLSPSTEHLVGYRPDELVGRRWTANVHPDDRPIVELVLARLRGGIPQVTATYRVLHKDGSVVWIESQSSLIRNRPGGEADEIVTIARDVTARKQAEDALAALTEELAQQATTDALTGLANRRQFDRLLEQEVRRMRREAQPLSLLLLDADCFKLYNDRYGHPMGDQVLRNIAEAIRSVIRRPGDVGVRHGGEEFAVILPNTPSEGAVRVAEAIRKAVAAWNMPHERAPAGIVTVSVGAVSVHPGPDTAVASLLADADRALYAAKAGGRNRTVHAAVGGGTEAVRC
- a CDS encoding IS1595 family transposase; this encodes MRAIMQGLTDAEFERLYSTEEQCLTAWVKVRQDAGMPCPRCNNPKSYVYGERVCCTRCDMRWSITSGSVMADTKLPFTAWFRAMHLMTSTKQGISAVELGRRLGVSYPTAWYLHKRIRHAMTQESDRCQLSAPIEGRSTPIVEADDVYLGGERNEGSGTAGKTRVIAAAERHPSGRMGAVAMQVVSGFSNAEAAAFRDTHLAAGAKVYTDGMPAFHAFGEGGRTHVATVTGGKRPERERGAPFFNVNTLISNLSTSLKATFKLFSPKHLPDYLGAFCWTANRRRNMRGMVDALCSAAARSSRLTRRTVYA